A stretch of Mesoplodon densirostris isolate mMesDen1 chromosome 7, mMesDen1 primary haplotype, whole genome shotgun sequence DNA encodes these proteins:
- the MS4A15 gene encoding membrane-spanning 4-domains subfamily A member 15 isoform X1, with amino-acid sequence MSAAPASNGVFVVIPPSNASGLRPPPAILPTSLCQPPGIMQFEEPPLGAQTPRATQPPDLRPVGTFLTGMPKALGFIISGSLSVASEKNHTSCLVTSSLGTNILSAMAAFAGTAILLMDFGVTNWDVGRGYLAVLTIFTILEFFIAVIATHFGCQGTRAQAHAPVIFLPNAFSTDFNIPSPAASPPPAYDNVAYVPRESSE; translated from the exons ATGTCCGCAGCTCCCGCCAGCAATGGGGTGTTTGTCGTCATCCCACCCAGCAACGCCAGCGGCCTCCGCCCGCCCCCAGCCATTCTGCCCACCTCCCTGTGCCAGCCTCCCGGGATCATGCAGTTCGAGGAGCCACCGCTGGGGGCGCAGACTCCACGGGCCACCCAGCCGCCTGACCTGCGGCCCGTGGGGACATTCCTGACAGGAATGCCCAAGGCTTTAGGG TTCATCATCTCGGGGTCCCTCTCAGTGGCATCCGAGAAGAACCACACCAGCTGCCTG GTGACGAGCAGCCTGGGGACCAACATTCTCAGTGCCATGGCGGCCTTTGCCGGGACGGCCATTCTGCTCATGGATTTTGGTGTCACTAACTGG GACGTGGGCAGGGGCTACCTAGCCGTGCTTACCATCTTCACCATCCTGGAGTTTTTCATCGCGGTCATTGCCACCCACTTCGGGTGCCAAGGCACCCGCGCCCAAGCCCACGCG CCTGTGATTTTCCTGCCAAATGCCTTCAGCACAGACTTCAACATCCCCAGCCCCGCAGCCTCTCCGCCCCCCGCCTATGATAACGTGGCATATGTGCCCAGGGAGTCGTCCGAGTAG
- the MS4A15 gene encoding membrane-spanning 4-domains subfamily A member 15 isoform X2: protein MSAAPASNGVFVVIPPSNASGLRPPPAILPTSLCQPPGIMQFEEPPLGAQTPRATQPPDLRPVGTFLTGMPKALGTVQILIGLIHLGFGSVLLMVRRGHVGMLFVEGGVPFWGGACFIISGSLSVASEKNHTSCLVTSSLGTNILSAMAAFAGTAILLMDFGVTNWDVGRGYLAVLTIFTILEFFIAVIATHFGCQGTRAQAHAPVIFLPNAFSTDFNIPSPAASPPPAYDNVAYVPRESSE from the exons ATGTCCGCAGCTCCCGCCAGCAATGGGGTGTTTGTCGTCATCCCACCCAGCAACGCCAGCGGCCTCCGCCCGCCCCCAGCCATTCTGCCCACCTCCCTGTGCCAGCCTCCCGGGATCATGCAGTTCGAGGAGCCACCGCTGGGGGCGCAGACTCCACGGGCCACCCAGCCGCCTGACCTGCGGCCCGTGGGGACATTCCTGACAGGAATGCCCAAGGCTTTAGGG ACGGTCCAGATCCTCATCGGCCTCATCCACCTGGGCTTCGGCAGCGTGCTGCTCATGGTCCGCCGCGGCCACGTGGGGATGCTCTTCGTCGAAGGCGGCGTCCCCTTCTGGGGAGGAGCCTGC TTCATCATCTCGGGGTCCCTCTCAGTGGCATCCGAGAAGAACCACACCAGCTGCCTG GTGACGAGCAGCCTGGGGACCAACATTCTCAGTGCCATGGCGGCCTTTGCCGGGACGGCCATTCTGCTCATGGATTTTGGTGTCACTAACTGG GACGTGGGCAGGGGCTACCTAGCCGTGCTTACCATCTTCACCATCCTGGAGTTTTTCATCGCGGTCATTGCCACCCACTTCGGGTGCCAAGGCACCCGCGCCCAAGCCCACGCG CCTGTGATTTTCCTGCCAAATGCCTTCAGCACAGACTTCAACATCCCCAGCCCCGCAGCCTCTCCGCCCCCCGCCTATGATAACGTGGCATATGTGCCCAGGGAGTCGTCCGAGTAG